A window from Cryobacterium sp. SO1 encodes these proteins:
- the arsA gene encoding arsenical pump-driving ATPase, which translates to MPLGTDTLPGTGSVSSPAFLADAPRFLFLTGKGGVGKTSIACASAIRLAEDGASVLLVSTDPASNVGQVFGVTIGNTVTQIDAVPGLAALEIDPEQAVQQYRERIVGPVRGLLPAAEVASIEEQLSGACTTEIASFNEFTDLLTDAAWTAAYDHIVFDTAPTGHTIRLLQLPGNWTDFLTLGKGDPSCLGPLSGLEKQRAVYAQAVAALGDPERTRLVLVARAQQSTLAEAARTHAELAAIGMSRQYLVVNGVLPGEDADPLAAAIRRRELRALDARDPALAALPTDYLPLMATNMVGLPALRSLLPRDGTGASTDSAAELLTSGPAAPVQRGNSSDAAQFGAAGLSALVDQIATDGHGLVMLMGKGGVGKTTMAAAVAVALAERGFAVHLTTTDPAAHLTDTLDGELANLEVSRIDPAVEIERYTEHVLATKGARLDEQGLAMLREDLRSPCTEEIAVFQAFSRVTREARHKFVVLDTAPTGHTLLLLDATGSYHREVARQMGTGMHFVTPMMKLQDPAETKVLLVTLAETTPVLEAAGLQEDLRRAGIEPWAWIVNNSIAAAAPASPLLQRRAANELPEIDAVHRCAARTAVVPLLAVEPIGIPALAALSGR; encoded by the coding sequence ATGCCGCTGGGCACCGACACTCTTCCCGGCACCGGCAGCGTCAGCTCCCCCGCCTTCCTGGCGGATGCCCCACGGTTTCTTTTCCTCACCGGCAAGGGCGGCGTGGGCAAGACTTCCATCGCCTGCGCGAGCGCCATCCGACTGGCCGAGGACGGTGCATCCGTGCTTCTGGTCAGCACCGACCCGGCCTCGAATGTCGGCCAGGTTTTCGGTGTCACCATCGGCAACACCGTGACGCAGATCGACGCGGTGCCCGGGCTCGCCGCTCTGGAGATCGATCCGGAGCAGGCCGTCCAGCAGTACCGTGAACGCATTGTCGGCCCGGTGCGTGGCCTGCTGCCCGCCGCGGAGGTCGCGTCGATCGAGGAGCAGCTCTCCGGCGCCTGCACCACTGAGATCGCCTCGTTCAACGAGTTCACCGACCTGCTCACGGATGCCGCGTGGACCGCCGCGTACGACCACATCGTCTTCGACACCGCACCGACCGGGCACACCATCCGGCTGTTGCAACTGCCCGGCAACTGGACCGACTTCCTCACCCTGGGCAAGGGCGACCCGTCCTGCCTGGGCCCGCTATCCGGCCTCGAGAAGCAGCGCGCCGTGTACGCCCAGGCGGTGGCTGCGCTCGGCGATCCTGAGCGCACCAGGCTGGTGCTCGTGGCCCGCGCCCAGCAGTCCACTCTCGCGGAGGCCGCGAGAACCCACGCGGAACTGGCCGCGATCGGCATGAGCCGTCAGTACCTTGTGGTGAACGGGGTGCTGCCGGGTGAGGATGCCGACCCGCTGGCCGCCGCCATCCGCCGACGTGAGCTGCGCGCACTCGACGCCCGCGACCCGGCCCTGGCCGCGCTGCCCACCGACTACCTGCCCCTGATGGCCACGAACATGGTGGGCCTGCCCGCGCTCCGCAGCCTGCTCCCCCGCGACGGCACGGGCGCGAGCACCGACTCTGCCGCCGAGCTGCTCACGTCCGGACCAGCTGCCCCCGTGCAGAGGGGCAACTCGTCCGATGCGGCGCAGTTCGGTGCCGCCGGCCTCTCGGCCCTTGTCGATCAGATCGCCACCGACGGTCACGGTCTGGTGATGCTGATGGGCAAGGGCGGCGTGGGCAAGACCACCATGGCCGCCGCCGTCGCCGTCGCCTTGGCCGAACGTGGTTTTGCCGTGCACCTGACCACGACAGACCCTGCCGCGCACCTGACAGACACGCTCGACGGCGAGCTCGCCAACCTCGAGGTGTCCCGCATCGACCCGGCGGTGGAGATCGAGCGTTACACAGAGCATGTCCTGGCCACCAAGGGCGCCCGCCTCGACGAGCAGGGCCTGGCCATGTTGCGCGAGGACCTCCGGTCGCCGTGCACCGAGGAGATCGCTGTCTTCCAGGCCTTCTCCCGGGTGACCCGGGAGGCCAGGCACAAGTTCGTGGTGCTCGACACCGCCCCCACCGGGCATACTCTGCTGCTGCTGGATGCGACGGGGTCGTATCACCGCGAGGTCGCGCGCCAGATGGGCACCGGGATGCATTTCGTCACCCCGATGATGAAGCTGCAGGATCCGGCCGAGACCAAGGTGCTTCTGGTGACCCTGGCCGAGACCACCCCGGTGCTGGAGGCCGCCGGTTTGCAGGAGGACCTGCGTCGAGCCGGTATCGAGCCGTGGGCGTGGATAGTGAACAACTCGATCGCGGCTGCGGCACCGGCCTCCCCGCTGCTTCAGCGCCGTGCGGCCAACGAGCTGCCCGAGATCGACGCGGTGCACCGATGCGCTGCGCGCACGGCCGTGGTGCCACTTCTGGCCGTCGAGCCGATCGGCATCCCGGCCCTGGCCGCGCTGTCGGGTCGTTGA